A single Alteribacter lacisalsi DNA region contains:
- the lipA gene encoding lipoyl synthase: MAKKEEHIRKPDWLKIKLNTNESYTGLKKMMREKKLHTVCEEARCPNIHECWAERKTATFMILGDICTRACRFCAVKTGLPTELDLDEPERVADSVKLMGLKHAVITAVARDDLKDGGAEVFAETVRAIRRKSPFTTVEVLPSDMMGRFENLQTLMDAKPDIMNHNIETVRSLTPRVRARATYERTLEFLKRAKEMNPNIPTKSSLMIGLGETKEEIIETMDDLRASNVDIMTIGQYLQPTKKHLKIKKYWSPEEFAELKEIALSKGFKHCESGPLVRSSYHADEQVNAAQS; the protein is encoded by the coding sequence ATGGCGAAAAAAGAAGAACATATCCGTAAACCGGACTGGCTTAAGATAAAATTGAATACAAATGAATCCTACACCGGACTTAAAAAAATGATGCGGGAAAAAAAGCTTCACACGGTCTGTGAGGAAGCGCGCTGCCCGAACATTCATGAATGCTGGGCCGAGCGGAAAACGGCAACCTTTATGATTCTCGGGGATATTTGTACCCGTGCCTGCCGATTTTGTGCGGTAAAGACCGGTCTTCCCACTGAACTGGATCTCGATGAGCCGGAACGTGTGGCAGACTCTGTCAAGCTCATGGGTCTTAAGCACGCTGTCATTACAGCAGTTGCCCGTGACGACCTGAAAGACGGCGGAGCCGAAGTTTTTGCTGAAACGGTGCGTGCGATCCGCAGAAAGAGCCCGTTCACGACAGTAGAGGTACTGCCTTCGGATATGATGGGACGTTTTGAAAACCTTCAGACGCTCATGGATGCGAAACCGGACATTATGAACCACAATATTGAAACTGTCAGAAGCCTTACGCCCCGTGTGCGTGCCCGTGCTACATATGAGCGCACCTTGGAATTTCTCAAACGGGCCAAGGAAATGAATCCGAATATTCCGACCAAGTCCAGCCTGATGATCGGTCTTGGGGAAACGAAGGAAGAAATTATTGAAACGATGGACGACCTTCGTGCATCTAATGTGGATATTATGACAATCGGCCAGTACCTGCAGCCGACGAAAAAGCACCTGAAAATTAAAAAATACTGGAGTCCCGAAGAGTTTGCCGAGCTGAAGGAAATTGCCCTCAGTAAAGGATTCAAGCACTGTGAATCCGGCCCTCTCGTCCGCTCATCCTACCACGCGGATGAACAGGTTAATGCGGCTCAGTCCTGA
- a CDS encoding M23 family metallopeptidase, which produces MKRVITMMTALILICLTVLPASGSAAVLDELSSEDIFKGRMALYKKTEAVTGIPWFDLAGIDSYERGLRRARNDLPDEEGFIGIFFSPEKWTGAENPDKEDTNPLSISLFNGMGLDGDGDGLADQNNDEDVLFTFASFLASYGTDNDNIRIGLWNYYQRDKAVELITGHSKIYRHFGTLDLRKRMFPLPLQYNYSYQSTWGHSRGWGGRRMHEGTDLFAGYGTPVRSTTYGIVELKGWNKFGGWRIGIRDTNNVYHYYAHLTGFEKGVERGTIVEPGTVVGYVGSSGYGKPGTQGKFPPHLHYGMYKDNGYFEWSFDPFPSLRAWERLERQARRK; this is translated from the coding sequence GTGAAGCGTGTGATAACAATGATGACAGCCTTAATACTCATTTGTTTAACTGTACTGCCCGCCTCAGGCAGTGCGGCTGTACTTGATGAACTTTCGTCCGAGGATATCTTTAAAGGACGGATGGCCCTTTATAAAAAAACAGAGGCCGTCACCGGGATCCCCTGGTTCGACCTTGCAGGTATCGACAGTTATGAACGTGGGCTGAGAAGAGCCCGCAACGATCTGCCAGATGAGGAAGGCTTCATCGGAATCTTTTTTTCTCCTGAAAAATGGACGGGTGCTGAAAATCCAGATAAAGAAGATACAAACCCTCTGTCGATTTCCCTTTTCAACGGAATGGGCCTGGACGGGGACGGAGATGGTCTTGCGGATCAGAATAACGATGAAGATGTCCTGTTTACATTCGCTTCCTTCCTGGCCTCCTATGGAACAGATAATGACAATATCCGGATCGGGCTGTGGAATTACTACCAGCGTGATAAGGCTGTAGAGCTGATTACCGGTCATTCGAAGATATACCGGCATTTCGGCACACTGGATTTACGAAAACGGATGTTTCCTCTTCCCCTTCAGTACAATTACAGCTATCAGAGTACATGGGGCCACAGCCGAGGCTGGGGCGGACGGCGTATGCATGAAGGAACCGACCTGTTCGCAGGATACGGTACTCCGGTACGATCCACCACTTATGGAATCGTAGAGCTGAAAGGCTGGAACAAGTTTGGAGGCTGGCGTATTGGGATCCGGGATACGAATAACGTGTACCATTACTACGCCCACCTGACCGGGTTTGAAAAAGGAGTGGAGCGGGGCACAATTGTGGAACCCGGCACCGTCGTCGGCTATGTCGGGAGTTCCGGATATGGAAAACCGGGGACGCAGGGCAAATTCCCACCACATCTTCACTACGGTATGTATAAGGATAACGGCTACTTCGAATGGTCATTCGATCCCTTCCCCTCTCTAAGAGCATGGGAACGCCTTGAGCGACAGGCCCGCAGAAAATAA
- a CDS encoding Na+/H+ antiporter NhaC family protein — MDHGALSLLPPVLALVMVIITRRVLLSLGIGIIVGALMVNQNEEMFVNEALSQVLGIVTGIFYIPGEGVNTWEFYILLFLVILGVIASFISMTGGSRAFGEWALSRVKTRVGAQFVSIFLGIIIFIDDYFNSLTVGNVSRPLTDRHRISRAKLAYLVDSTAASMCVIVPLSSWGAYIITLIGNDVLLENGVTEYGALQAFLMIAPMNFYALFAIAMVFAVAYFKLDFGPMRVHELRAIQTGEVTDKEKGPVPGESEDAKPVVTGRVGDLVWPIVTLVAATVFFMIMTGIQGTEGEPGLLATFENTDVAASLVYGGLVSLAVTFVTAIIRKVPAKNFGFGLWAGVKSMLPAIYILIFAWTIIEIIGELGTGAYLAEIVNDNMNLAFLPVVLFIIAGFMAFTTGTSWGTFGIMLPIAGEIAVQTDPTLLLPVLAAVLAGAIFGDHCSPISDTTILSSTGAGSHHIDHVNTQLPYALLVGAVTIAGFLVIGLTGSYFLALLGAIIVFALIVTVMKMLIKPLEA, encoded by the coding sequence TTGGATCACGGTGCATTATCGCTTTTACCGCCGGTACTGGCGCTTGTCATGGTCATCATTACGAGAAGAGTGCTGCTCTCACTCGGTATTGGGATCATTGTCGGCGCTCTGATGGTAAATCAGAATGAAGAAATGTTTGTTAATGAGGCACTGAGTCAGGTGCTTGGTATTGTTACGGGAATTTTCTACATCCCAGGTGAAGGAGTCAACACATGGGAGTTTTATATCCTGCTGTTTCTTGTCATCCTCGGGGTGATTGCCTCCTTTATTTCCATGACAGGAGGAAGCCGTGCTTTTGGTGAGTGGGCACTGAGCCGTGTAAAAACACGTGTCGGAGCTCAATTTGTTTCAATCTTTCTCGGTATTATTATTTTTATTGACGATTACTTTAACAGTCTGACTGTCGGTAATGTGAGCCGTCCGCTTACAGACCGCCACCGGATTTCCCGAGCGAAGCTCGCATATCTGGTCGATTCGACTGCTGCGTCCATGTGTGTCATCGTGCCGCTTTCCAGCTGGGGTGCATACATCATTACCCTCATCGGGAACGATGTCCTGCTTGAAAACGGTGTGACCGAATACGGGGCCCTGCAGGCCTTTCTAATGATAGCCCCAATGAACTTCTATGCCTTATTTGCCATTGCCATGGTGTTTGCAGTAGCTTACTTTAAGTTGGACTTTGGACCTATGCGTGTACATGAGCTTCGGGCGATTCAGACAGGGGAAGTAACTGACAAGGAAAAAGGTCCGGTGCCTGGCGAAAGTGAAGATGCAAAGCCGGTCGTAACCGGCCGCGTCGGGGATCTTGTCTGGCCGATTGTTACCCTCGTTGCCGCCACTGTCTTCTTTATGATTATGACAGGCATTCAGGGAACAGAAGGAGAGCCGGGTCTCCTGGCCACATTTGAAAACACGGACGTAGCCGCATCTCTCGTGTATGGGGGACTCGTCAGTCTGGCTGTCACTTTTGTGACAGCGATCATTCGGAAGGTGCCGGCCAAAAACTTTGGTTTCGGTCTCTGGGCAGGCGTAAAATCCATGCTGCCTGCGATTTACATTCTTATTTTTGCCTGGACGATCATCGAGATTATCGGTGAGCTCGGAACCGGAGCGTACCTTGCTGAAATCGTTAATGACAACATGAATCTGGCGTTTCTGCCGGTTGTCTTGTTTATCATCGCCGGTTTCATGGCCTTTACAACAGGTACCTCTTGGGGAACGTTCGGAATTATGCTTCCGATTGCAGGTGAAATTGCTGTACAGACAGATCCGACACTGCTGTTGCCGGTGCTGGCAGCTGTTCTTGCAGGCGCGATTTTCGGAGATCACTGTTCACCGATCTCGGATACAACGATTCTTTCCTCAACAGGGGCAGGAAGTCACCATATTGACCACGTGAACACCCAGCTGCCGTACGCCCTTCTTGTTGGTGCGGTCACGATCGCCGGTTTCCTTGTGATCGGTCTGACGGGAAGCTACTTCCTTGCACTTCTCGGTGCCATTATTGTATTTGCACTGATCGTCACCGTAATGAAAATGCTGATCAAACCATTAGAAGCATAA
- a CDS encoding bifunctional metallophosphatase/5'-nucleotidase, whose product MKQKKLTIIHTNDLHSELDQWPYVVTKIKQLKKEAEESGRDVLLFDIGDHADRVNPVTDGLSGKGNVSCLNALHYDGVTIGNNEGMTFSRDQLNSLYENAEFDVLVGNLKNRDGSLPSWAKMNRIYTTAGGLKVAVFGVTVAYPLFYDALGWNISDPFPVIEEQVRELKGKADVLVCLSHLGLHDDERMAGDFPEINIILGSHTHHLLENGKKVNRTWIHQCGRSGQHLGEIAVTASGPGSEASISVKTHDVNTEILKKDLKTEEMLESMKKKADEKLAEVVADLPEDWPVDWRENSPLPALLVKGVREWCDAEAGMINAGVLLDGLKKGPVTKRRLHEICPHPINPAKVSVSGERLLEFIREAEKEEMIEKRLKGFGFRGKILGSMVYDGIEIRHRNKVLQPEDVIVGGKPLERDRVYHIATVDMFTFGWLYPSISTLKEKEYFMPEFLRDVLAWSLSRWAQRT is encoded by the coding sequence ATGAAACAGAAAAAACTTACAATCATTCATACAAACGATCTTCACAGCGAGCTTGACCAGTGGCCCTATGTGGTCACAAAAATAAAACAGCTCAAAAAAGAAGCTGAGGAGTCTGGGAGAGACGTTCTGCTGTTTGACATCGGTGATCACGCTGACCGGGTAAATCCGGTAACAGACGGCCTTTCCGGTAAAGGGAACGTGTCCTGTCTTAATGCATTGCATTACGACGGGGTGACGATTGGAAACAATGAAGGCATGACATTTTCCCGCGACCAGCTCAACAGCCTCTATGAGAATGCTGAATTCGACGTTCTGGTAGGAAATCTGAAAAACAGGGACGGTTCTCTTCCCTCATGGGCAAAAATGAACCGGATCTATACAACCGCAGGGGGGCTCAAAGTCGCTGTCTTCGGTGTCACGGTCGCATATCCTCTTTTTTACGATGCGCTCGGCTGGAACATTTCAGATCCTTTTCCCGTCATTGAAGAGCAGGTCCGGGAGTTAAAGGGGAAAGCGGACGTTCTTGTCTGCCTGTCCCATCTCGGGCTTCACGATGACGAAAGAATGGCCGGAGATTTTCCCGAGATCAATATTATCCTGGGCTCCCACACGCATCACTTGCTGGAAAACGGAAAAAAAGTTAATCGGACATGGATTCACCAGTGCGGCCGGTCCGGTCAGCACCTGGGTGAAATAGCCGTCACAGCAAGTGGGCCGGGAAGTGAGGCATCGATCTCTGTCAAAACCCACGACGTAAACACGGAAATACTGAAAAAAGATTTGAAAACAGAGGAAATGCTCGAGTCCATGAAGAAGAAAGCAGATGAAAAACTGGCTGAGGTGGTAGCCGATCTTCCGGAGGACTGGCCGGTGGACTGGCGTGAAAATTCACCGCTTCCCGCTCTGCTCGTAAAAGGGGTAAGAGAATGGTGTGATGCAGAGGCAGGGATGATAAATGCCGGTGTTCTTCTTGACGGCCTGAAGAAAGGACCGGTTACAAAAAGAAGATTGCACGAAATATGTCCTCATCCCATCAATCCGGCAAAAGTATCTGTCTCCGGCGAACGCCTGCTTGAATTTATCCGGGAAGCCGAAAAGGAAGAAATGATTGAAAAAAGACTGAAAGGCTTCGGTTTCAGGGGCAAGATTCTCGGTTCAATGGTGTATGACGGAATCGAGATCAGGCACCGCAACAAGGTTCTCCAGCCGGAGGATGTAATTGTGGGCGGCAAGCCACTTGAACGTGACCGTGTGTATCACATTGCCACAGTGGATATGTTCACTTTCGGCTGGCTGTACCCGTCAATCAGCACCTTGAAAGAAAAGGAATACTTCATGCCCGAATTTCTCCGGGATGTTCTCGCATGGAGTCTGAGCCGCTGGGCTCAAAGGACGTAG
- a CDS encoding sulfite exporter TauE/SafE family protein, whose amino-acid sequence MEWILLLFLGLIAAILGSIMGLGGGIIIVPAMMVLAGYSAILEGITPQVAVGTSLVVMIFTGLSSTLAYVKQKKVDIKSGLIFFAGSGPGALFGVWLNKDIDVSAFLIFFGGFIILVSFILMVRKYVKPIRLAKTGGVRRTYINPAGDLIEYGYQPAVGIAIAFVVGMCSGLFGIGGGSLMVPAMLLLFGFPAHIAVATSMFLVFLSALVSSVTHVALGNVDWLYAAALIPGAWFGGIIGAAVNRRLKGDTVVNFLRLFLILIGIRLIYQGVTGM is encoded by the coding sequence ATGGAATGGATTTTACTTTTGTTTCTCGGGCTTATCGCTGCGATTCTTGGCAGCATCATGGGCCTCGGAGGCGGTATTATTATCGTACCAGCAATGATGGTATTGGCAGGTTACTCGGCAATTCTAGAGGGCATTACACCACAGGTTGCCGTTGGGACTTCCCTCGTGGTTATGATTTTTACCGGACTTTCCTCCACGCTTGCTTATGTAAAACAGAAAAAAGTGGATATTAAGAGTGGGCTGATCTTTTTTGCAGGAAGCGGTCCAGGGGCGCTGTTCGGTGTCTGGCTCAACAAAGATATCGATGTGAGTGCCTTTTTAATTTTCTTCGGTGGATTTATCATCCTTGTTTCCTTTATTCTTATGGTCCGAAAGTATGTAAAGCCGATTCGTCTTGCGAAAACAGGGGGAGTCAGGCGCACCTACATTAACCCTGCAGGTGATCTGATTGAATACGGTTATCAGCCTGCAGTCGGGATCGCTATCGCATTTGTGGTGGGGATGTGCTCCGGTTTATTCGGGATCGGCGGCGGATCTCTTATGGTTCCTGCGATGCTTCTGCTGTTCGGTTTTCCAGCCCATATCGCTGTGGCCACCTCCATGTTCCTCGTGTTTCTGTCGGCTCTCGTCAGTTCGGTTACGCACGTTGCCCTCGGTAATGTAGACTGGCTGTATGCCGCTGCCCTGATCCCCGGTGCGTGGTTTGGAGGTATTATCGGAGCTGCGGTAAACCGCCGCTTAAAGGGAGATACAGTGGTGAACTTTCTCCGGTTGTTTCTCATTTTGATCGGCATCAGGCTGATCTATCAAGGTGTTACAGGGATGTAA
- a CDS encoding sodium-dependent transporter produces MSNGRERFATKLGFILAAVGSAVGLGNVWRFSYVAGENGGAAFLLVYLLCIFLIGLPVLLAEFSIGRRGQQDVVGSFNTIAPQKPWAIGGILGVASAFIILSFYGVIAGWVVYFLYSYVTGAAAGVETGEYADFFGAFIGGAAGPVFWQVLFMALTIAIVFFGVKKGIELSNKIFMPLLAVILLFLAGYALTLDGAAEGLAFLFRPEFSAFGNPGIYAAAIGQAFFTLSLGMGAMITYASYLPKETKLPSAAGTVVTLDTLFAIVVGIMIFPAVFTFAQFDVGDAGPGLVFITLPEVFNQMGAMGTMFGILFFFLVAVAALSSAISLLEVSVAYAMRKFNWTRRFAAIAVGTVVTLFGVPSALSQGGPLSDFTVAGLPFLDLMDTITDNYFLPLGGFVIALFVGWGWNKVDALKETGLTDTTVGTVWIWFLRIVAPIGILGILLLNIFG; encoded by the coding sequence ATGAGTAACGGTCGGGAACGTTTTGCTACGAAACTCGGCTTCATTCTTGCTGCCGTAGGATCTGCTGTCGGACTCGGAAACGTCTGGCGTTTTTCCTATGTTGCCGGTGAAAATGGGGGAGCAGCATTTTTACTTGTTTATCTATTATGTATTTTCCTCATCGGTCTTCCGGTACTGCTTGCGGAATTTTCCATTGGACGCCGCGGACAGCAGGATGTAGTAGGATCCTTTAACACAATCGCACCACAGAAACCATGGGCAATCGGGGGCATACTCGGTGTAGCTTCAGCATTTATTATCTTATCCTTTTATGGTGTAATTGCCGGATGGGTTGTTTACTTCCTTTACAGCTACGTGACCGGGGCTGCTGCCGGTGTTGAAACCGGAGAATATGCGGATTTCTTTGGGGCGTTTATTGGAGGAGCCGCTGGGCCGGTCTTCTGGCAGGTTCTGTTCATGGCTCTTACAATTGCCATCGTCTTTTTCGGAGTTAAAAAAGGAATCGAGCTTTCAAACAAAATCTTTATGCCGCTTCTTGCAGTCATCCTGCTGTTCCTTGCAGGTTACGCTCTGACACTTGACGGTGCGGCAGAAGGTCTGGCATTCCTGTTCAGACCTGAGTTTTCCGCCTTTGGCAATCCGGGCATTTACGCAGCGGCAATTGGTCAGGCGTTCTTCACTCTCTCACTTGGTATGGGGGCGATGATTACCTACGCCAGCTACCTGCCGAAGGAAACAAAGCTGCCGAGTGCAGCTGGAACGGTCGTAACGCTGGATACACTATTTGCTATTGTAGTCGGCATCATGATTTTCCCGGCAGTCTTTACGTTCGCGCAGTTTGATGTGGGCGATGCCGGACCAGGACTTGTGTTTATCACGCTTCCAGAAGTATTTAACCAGATGGGCGCTATGGGCACGATGTTTGGAATTCTTTTCTTCTTCCTGGTAGCTGTGGCGGCTCTGTCATCAGCCATTTCCCTCCTGGAAGTAAGTGTTGCTTATGCGATGCGCAAATTTAACTGGACACGCCGTTTTGCCGCAATCGCGGTCGGTACTGTCGTTACACTGTTCGGTGTGCCTTCAGCACTTAGTCAGGGAGGACCGCTCTCGGACTTTACAGTAGCTGGTCTGCCGTTCCTTGACCTAATGGACACGATTACCGACAATTACTTCCTTCCGCTCGGCGGATTTGTGATTGCCCTGTTTGTCGGCTGGGGTTGGAACAAAGTTGATGCCCTGAAAGAAACAGGCCTTACGGACACGACAGTTGGAACAGTCTGGATCTGGTTCCTCCGTATCGTGGCACCGATCGGTATTCTTGGCATTCTGCTTCTGAACATTTTCGGATGA
- a CDS encoding dihydrofolate reductase — translation MISMIAAMDENNVIGRNNDLPWHLPNDLAWFKRITSGHTVIMGRKTFESMGKALPNRKNIVVTSDENFEAEDVEVWHNLDKVKQLSQTGEEVMILGGQKIFEQLIDFADRLYVTRIHHTFQGDTQFPPISEQIWEVTQTYDGKTDSDNEYAHTFYVYERKR, via the coding sequence ATGATCTCAATGATCGCTGCAATGGATGAAAATAATGTGATCGGCCGTAACAACGATCTGCCTTGGCACCTGCCGAATGATCTTGCCTGGTTCAAACGGATCACGTCAGGCCATACCGTCATCATGGGCCGCAAAACCTTTGAATCAATGGGAAAAGCGCTCCCTAACCGTAAAAACATCGTGGTGACGTCCGATGAGAATTTTGAAGCGGAGGATGTAGAAGTCTGGCACAATCTGGATAAGGTGAAGCAGCTTTCCCAGACGGGTGAAGAAGTGATGATTCTCGGCGGCCAGAAAATCTTTGAGCAGCTGATCGATTTCGCAGACAGGCTCTATGTCACACGCATTCACCATACGTTTCAGGGAGATACTCAGTTTCCGCCAATATCGGAACAAATCTGGGAAGTGACCCAGACTTACGATGGAAAAACCGACTCGGACAATGAATATGCCCATACTTTTTATGTTTACGAAAGGAAAAGATAA
- a CDS encoding DUF72 domain-containing protein, which yields MINIGLTGWGDHDSLYEGVKQSSGKLEIYAGHFPTVEVDASFYAVQPLRNMEKWTRETPDAFRFVVKAYQGITGHERGEIPFETRDEMFQAFIDSVKPMKEAGKLAMVLCQFPPWFDCKKENVQYLRVCREYLKDLPCALEFRHQSWYSEEFRSQTLSFIDKENWIHSICDEPQAGARSIPLVPDPAGSEEVLFRFHGRNEAGWTKPAKGDEWREVRYLYDYTNNELEELAGHVKSVSSKVKKTYVLFNNNSGGHAAGNAKQMIDILGLDYRGLAPRQLDLFD from the coding sequence ATGATCAATATCGGATTAACCGGCTGGGGTGACCATGACTCTCTCTATGAAGGGGTAAAGCAGTCTTCAGGTAAACTGGAGATTTACGCCGGACATTTTCCCACCGTGGAAGTTGATGCCTCTTTTTATGCAGTTCAGCCCCTGCGAAACATGGAAAAGTGGACTCGGGAAACACCAGACGCTTTTCGTTTTGTTGTAAAAGCCTATCAGGGGATAACCGGGCACGAGCGGGGAGAAATTCCTTTTGAAACACGGGATGAGATGTTTCAGGCCTTTATTGACTCAGTTAAGCCGATGAAAGAAGCGGGAAAGCTTGCGATGGTTCTCTGCCAGTTTCCGCCCTGGTTTGACTGTAAAAAAGAAAACGTTCAGTACTTAAGAGTCTGCCGGGAGTATCTGAAGGATCTTCCCTGTGCACTTGAGTTCCGCCATCAGTCATGGTACTCGGAGGAATTCCGGTCTCAGACGCTCTCCTTTATCGATAAAGAAAATTGGATTCACAGTATATGTGATGAACCGCAGGCCGGTGCCAGATCCATTCCACTCGTTCCGGATCCTGCCGGTTCAGAAGAGGTTCTTTTCCGTTTTCACGGAAGAAACGAAGCAGGGTGGACAAAACCCGCCAAAGGAGATGAGTGGCGCGAGGTCCGTTACCTGTATGATTATACAAATAATGAGCTTGAGGAACTTGCAGGGCACGTGAAGAGCGTCTCTTCAAAAGTGAAGAAGACGTATGTCCTTTTTAACAATAACTCAGGGGGGCATGCTGCCGGCAACGCAAAGCAGATGATAGACATTCTTGGACTTGATTACCGCGGTCTTGCCCCACGTCAATTGGATTTATTTGACTGA
- a CDS encoding thymidylate synthase, whose amino-acid sequence MKQYLDLCEHVLENGKSKEDRTGTGTISTFGYQMRFDLAEGFPLLTTKKLSLRAIIHELLWFIKGDTNIAYLKENNVRIWNEWADENGDLGPVYGRQWRSWPAPDGTSIDQLRNVIEEIKKNPDSRRLVVNAWNVGELDKMALSPCHCLFQFYVADGKLSCQLYQRSADLFLGVPFNIASYSILTMMIAQECGLEYGEFIHTFGDVHIYNNHVEQVKLQMSRDPRPLPQMKLNPEVNRIEDFTFEDFELVEYDPHPHIKGEVSV is encoded by the coding sequence ATGAAACAGTACCTTGATCTCTGCGAACACGTACTGGAAAACGGCAAGTCAAAAGAGGACCGCACAGGGACCGGAACGATCAGCACGTTCGGCTATCAGATGCGTTTTGATCTGGCTGAAGGTTTTCCTCTGCTGACGACAAAGAAATTGTCCCTGAGAGCGATTATTCACGAACTTCTCTGGTTTATTAAAGGAGACACCAATATCGCCTACCTGAAAGAAAACAATGTCCGCATCTGGAACGAATGGGCTGACGAGAATGGTGATCTGGGACCGGTTTACGGCAGGCAGTGGCGCAGCTGGCCGGCACCGGACGGGACGTCCATCGACCAGCTCCGCAACGTTATTGAGGAAATCAAAAAGAATCCTGATTCCCGGCGGCTCGTCGTGAATGCCTGGAATGTGGGCGAGCTCGATAAAATGGCTCTCTCCCCCTGCCACTGCCTGTTTCAATTCTATGTGGCTGACGGGAAACTGTCCTGTCAATTGTATCAGCGCAGTGCCGATTTGTTCCTCGGCGTACCATTTAATATTGCTTCGTACTCGATTCTGACAATGATGATTGCTCAGGAATGCGGTCTTGAATATGGAGAATTCATTCACACATTCGGAGATGTGCATATTTATAACAATCATGTGGAGCAGGTAAAACTTCAGATGAGCCGTGATCCGCGCCCCCTTCCGCAAATGAAACTCAATCCTGAAGTGAACCGGATTGAGGACTTTACGTTTGAAGACTTTGAGTTAGTGGAATACGACCCTCATCCACACATTAAAGGAGAGGTAAGCGTATGA
- the yunB gene encoding sporulation protein YunB, whose amino-acid sequence MKRRFRTWKPKRRKGPLPFRYVFLISFLIFSLMTAQGLVIVEKGIRPTIIAIAKTETQRIGTLAINDAISKKILENTNMEDIIEYEMGPDGKVSNMSINPVIYNRVLQETTHRVQSYLNDIEHGRVRDIGIPSDVDVEREGASFTEDGIIHMIPLGQATKNSLLAHLGPRVPVRLTAIGDVKSQLRDEVVSTGINNTWISVSVDIEVDVKVVIPFATDTEIVKTSIPVAMEFIPGEVPEFYGSGLMPSIVHEPNREQTGPSETEQNNLEDD is encoded by the coding sequence GTGAAGCGGAGGTTTCGGACGTGGAAACCGAAGAGGCGGAAGGGTCCTCTGCCTTTTCGTTATGTTTTTTTAATCTCATTTCTTATTTTCAGCCTTATGACAGCCCAGGGGCTTGTGATTGTAGAGAAGGGAATAAGGCCGACAATCATAGCCATTGCGAAAACGGAAACACAGCGCATCGGTACCCTTGCCATTAACGACGCCATTTCAAAAAAGATTCTTGAAAATACGAACATGGAAGATATCATTGAATATGAGATGGGACCGGACGGTAAAGTCAGCAACATGAGCATTAATCCCGTCATCTATAACCGTGTGCTTCAGGAGACCACCCACCGGGTGCAGTCCTATCTGAATGACATTGAACACGGCCGGGTCAGAGATATTGGTATTCCGTCAGATGTGGATGTGGAAAGAGAAGGAGCTTCGTTTACCGAAGACGGGATCATTCATATGATTCCGCTCGGTCAGGCAACAAAAAACTCCCTCCTTGCACACCTTGGTCCGAGGGTGCCTGTGCGGCTGACAGCGATCGGGGATGTGAAATCACAGCTTCGTGACGAGGTTGTTTCCACCGGTATCAACAACACCTGGATCAGTGTGTCTGTTGATATTGAAGTAGATGTTAAGGTCGTCATTCCATTTGCAACGGATACAGAAATAGTCAAAACATCCATACCTGTTGCGATGGAATTTATCCCAGGAGAAGTACCGGAGTTTTACGGGAGCGGGCTGATGCCCTCCATTGTTCATGAGCCGAACCGTGAGCAGACAGGACCATCTGAAACCGAACAGAATAATCTGGAAGACGATTAA
- a CDS encoding YunC family protein produces the protein MFIEGKPFTAVTVKLPKTNFMAVTNEAGYIMCGALDVALLNEKLASRKIIAGRAVGVRTIEDLLDAPLESVTYEAEALGIHKGMTGRDALLKMS, from the coding sequence ATGTTTATTGAAGGGAAGCCATTTACCGCTGTCACTGTCAAGCTTCCGAAAACAAACTTTATGGCGGTTACGAATGAAGCCGGTTATATCATGTGCGGCGCGCTGGATGTAGCGCTGTTAAATGAAAAGCTGGCATCCAGAAAGATCATCGCAGGCCGTGCCGTGGGCGTCCGGACCATCGAAGATCTTCTTGATGCCCCGCTTGAATCTGTCACCTATGAGGCAGAAGCACTAGGTATTCATAAAGGAATGACAGGACGGGACGCGCTTCTTAAAATGTCATAA